GCAGGGTGACGGCATCCAGCGCCGCCACGCGCCGCTGTGCCGCCTGCGCGACGGGCAGGGCATGCAGCGAGATGTCGGCGTCCCTTTTCACCTGCGCCGCGGCATCGCGTACGGCCTGGGCCAGGCGGTCATGGGCGGCGGCATGTTGCTGGCGCAGCCTGCCGGCCGAGTCCTCGCTGCGGCCCTTTTGCCGGTCGAGCAGGATCTTCGCCTGGTTGGCTTCCTTGCCATGCCGCTGGCCGCGCGCCTGCCGGCGCTCCTGCCGTTCGCGCTGCGTCTGCATGGCCTGTTCTTCGCGGCGGCGTTCGAGCTTGCGGTGTTCGAGCCGCTCCAGCGCATTCGATCGTTCCTGCGCCTTGCCGGTGGCATAGGCGCCGTAGTTGCCGCCATAGCTGCGCAGGCCCAGCGACGACAGTTCGACGATGCGCGTCAGGGTGTCGAGCAGTTGGCGGTCGTGGCTGACGACCAGCAGTCCGCGCGGCCAATGCCGCAGCTGTTCGATCAGCGCCTGCCGGTTGCGCCGGTCCAGGTGATTGCTGGGTTCGTCGAGGATGAGGAAGTCCGCGTCGGACAGCATGGCGCTGGCCAGCGCCACGCGCATGGCCTCGCCGCCGCTGAGGGCGCTGGCCGGCGTCGAGGCGTCGAGATGGCCGAGGCCGTCGCGTGCCAGCGCGTGTTGCAGGCGTTGGCGGATGTCCCAGCGGTCGCCGACGCGCTCGAAGTCTTCCGGCGCGCTGCTGCCGGCCTCGATGCGCGCCAGCGCCTCCAGCGTGGCTTGCACGCCGGCCAGGCTGGCGATGGTGGCGCCGGCGGGTGGGGACACCTGTTGGGCCAGGTAGAAGACGTTGCCCGATCGCAGGCAACGTCCGCTCGATGGCGACAACTGCCCGGCCAGGATCTTCGCCAGCACGGTCTTGCCGGCGCCATTGCGCCCGACCAAGCCGGTGGGGCGCGGGTCGAAGGTTTCGTCGAGTCCGGAAAAAAGCGGGCTGCCATCGGGCAGCAGGTACGACACGCTTTCCAGCGTGAGATAGGGAGTCGTCATGCGTGATGCTTCCAGGGATGCCAGGAACTCCCCCAGCGAACGGGGGCGGGTGGAGACTGGCCGTCAGGGCGACGGCGGCATCAATGGCGCATGGGACGAATACCTCGATGAATGGCGATCAGGCCGTTACTTTAAAAGCCCTGGGGGAAATTGGCAAAACGCGCGCGGGGCAAGGTCGTTCGGGCTGGCGGGAAGCGCACGCGGCAAGGGCATTCAGGCCCGGGGAAGCATGCGCGGCGTTTCAGGCCTCGAGGGCCTGCGCCACCGCCCAGCCCGCGAGGTACAACCCGACGCCGAACGACGCATGCGCCATCAGGCTGCGCAGCCGCGCCACGCCGGGTTTCGGCATCCGCGAGGCCGCGATGCCGGCGCCCATGCCGGGTTGCAGGATCAGGAACGGCGCCGCGACCGTGGCGATGCCGACGATCAGCGCCGGCGGCAGGGTCGGCCGCGCGGCCCAAGCCGGGCCCCAGAGCGCCAGCAGCAGCAGGGCGAACAGGACGCCGATGGCGTAGTGGGCGATCCAGCCGATGGCGCGTTCGCCCGCGATGGGCGCCGAGCGCGCAATGCCGGGATGGGTCAGGCGGCCGCGCGGCAGATGGCCGATCCAGCGGCCGACCATGGCGTAGTCCAGCGACGGCGCGTTGAACAGGCGCTTGAGCAGCAGCGCCCACAGATCCATGACGAGGGTGGCGCCGACGCCGATCAGCACGGCGCGGAGAAGGAGGTCGGGCGGCATGCGGGGAGCTCC
The window above is part of the Achromobacter deleyi genome. Proteins encoded here:
- a CDS encoding ABC-F family ATP-binding cassette domain-containing protein: MTTPYLTLESVSYLLPDGSPLFSGLDETFDPRPTGLVGRNGAGKTVLAKILAGQLSPSSGRCLRSGNVFYLAQQVSPPAGATIASLAGVQATLEALARIEAGSSAPEDFERVGDRWDIRQRLQHALARDGLGHLDASTPASALSGGEAMRVALASAMLSDADFLILDEPSNHLDRRNRQALIEQLRHWPRGLLVVSHDRQLLDTLTRIVELSSLGLRSYGGNYGAYATGKAQERSNALERLEHRKLERRREEQAMQTQRERQERRQARGQRHGKEANQAKILLDRQKGRSEDSAGRLRQQHAAAHDRLAQAVRDAAAQVKRDADISLHALPVAQAAQRRVAALDAVTLPFIDGPTRHVDLLLGGQQRVAVTGPNGCGKSTLLKVLAGQLAPLSGERKGVAECVYLDQRLADLAPDRPALEQLQAVNAALDEGELRMRLAHLGLDAHKVTAPSGALSGGERLKAALARVLYADPPPRLLLLDEPNNHLDLPSTLALESMLRGYPGALVVVSHDEAFLDNLALTDRLRATDQGWLLQPW
- a CDS encoding DUF2938 domain-containing protein, whose product is MPPDLLLRAVLIGVGATLVMDLWALLLKRLFNAPSLDYAMVGRWIGHLPRGRLTHPGIARSAPIAGERAIGWIAHYAIGVLFALLLLALWGPAWAARPTLPPALIVGIATVAAPFLILQPGMGAGIAASRMPKPGVARLRSLMAHASFGVGLYLAGWAVAQALEA